A stretch of Arthrobacter sunyaminii DNA encodes these proteins:
- a CDS encoding alpha/beta fold hydrolase: MVAQLWPGVPESWSSFVQVPSTAAVDRPETVHKWHVLDNGPELAARGVEPAGTLLCVHGNPTWSYLWRSLLAAGSEAEQPWRVIAVDQLDMGFSARTGAFRRLEDRITDLGDLTDAMGLTGKVITVGHDWGGVISLGWALKHRSQLAGIILTNTAVHPAGFDVPPALRLALHPAVHGWGTQTTDAFIRVTHSLAQPALAPDVRAAFAAPYRGSARRKGVANFVADIPADSTHPSWRTLNRVADGIKRLDVPALLLWGPKDPVFSDRYLRDLMDRLPQADVHRFEGASHLLPEDVDITAPVFSWLEKGPGTENREIRNRNVAGLSVFRPMLAELDERDGDSSPAVVDMAPLGAPAGTPPATLSWAELAARVNQLAAGLSAAGVRAGDRVNLLVPPGIELTSLIYACLRLGAVIVVADAGLGTKGMGRAIKGAGPAYIVGIERALTGARLFGWPGIRISAETLSPAKARLLGVKHSVPELIAAGKDASAGKDPDEPWLRTDPDADAAVLFTSGSTGPAKGVVYTHRQLTAMRDALKNTYNLRAGTSLVAGFAPFALLGPALGATSVTPDMDVTSPRTLTAAALADAAAAVNATTVFASPAALGNVLATSADLTEDQRKALQQVELLLSAGAPIPEPLLARVSALTPNAELHTPYGMTEALPVTDISLDEIRAAGAGNGVCVGTPVSEAQVAIAALSPEGTVGDTPLVEPNLTGEILVSAPHVKDRYDRLWITESKSSSLPGWHRTGDVGHLDEQGRLWVEGRLGHILTTPGGVVTPVAAEQAAESVAAVGRAAVVGVGPAGAQVPVAVLELTDPVRRPGTAPQDLAAAVRTAVAAGAGLELAAVLVLPAMPTDIRHNSKIDRTALAGWAETILAGGSAKVPGTGGRK; encoded by the coding sequence GTGGTAGCGCAGCTCTGGCCCGGTGTCCCGGAATCCTGGTCTTCCTTTGTCCAGGTGCCCTCGACGGCGGCCGTTGACCGTCCCGAAACCGTTCACAAGTGGCATGTGCTGGACAACGGCCCGGAGCTGGCCGCCCGCGGCGTAGAACCCGCCGGCACCCTGCTGTGCGTCCACGGAAACCCCACCTGGTCCTACCTCTGGCGCAGCCTGCTCGCTGCCGGCTCTGAAGCTGAGCAGCCGTGGCGGGTCATCGCCGTCGACCAGCTTGACATGGGCTTCTCCGCCCGGACCGGCGCCTTCCGCCGGCTCGAGGACCGCATCACGGACCTTGGGGACCTCACGGACGCGATGGGCCTGACTGGCAAAGTCATCACCGTGGGCCATGACTGGGGCGGTGTCATCTCCCTGGGCTGGGCGCTGAAGCACCGCAGCCAGCTCGCCGGGATCATCCTGACCAACACCGCGGTGCATCCGGCCGGCTTTGATGTGCCGCCCGCACTGCGCCTTGCCCTGCATCCGGCCGTCCACGGCTGGGGCACCCAAACCACTGACGCGTTCATCCGGGTCACGCACTCCCTGGCCCAGCCGGCGCTGGCTCCGGACGTACGGGCCGCCTTCGCCGCACCGTACCGCGGCTCCGCCCGGCGGAAGGGTGTCGCCAACTTTGTCGCCGACATCCCGGCCGACTCCACGCATCCGAGCTGGCGCACCCTGAACCGGGTGGCCGACGGCATCAAGCGCCTCGACGTGCCCGCGCTGTTGCTGTGGGGCCCCAAGGACCCGGTCTTCTCGGACCGCTACCTGCGGGACCTGATGGACCGCCTGCCCCAGGCCGACGTGCACCGCTTCGAAGGTGCCAGCCACCTGCTGCCCGAAGACGTGGACATCACCGCCCCCGTGTTCAGCTGGCTGGAGAAGGGCCCGGGCACCGAAAACCGGGAAATCCGCAACCGCAATGTTGCCGGCCTGTCCGTCTTCCGGCCCATGCTGGCCGAACTGGACGAGCGCGACGGCGACTCCTCCCCCGCCGTCGTCGACATGGCCCCGCTGGGCGCACCGGCCGGCACTCCGCCGGCCACCCTGTCCTGGGCGGAGCTCGCGGCCCGGGTCAACCAGCTGGCCGCCGGGCTGTCCGCCGCCGGCGTCCGCGCCGGGGACCGCGTCAACCTGCTCGTGCCGCCGGGCATTGAACTGACCTCGCTGATTTATGCCTGCCTGCGGCTGGGCGCCGTCATCGTGGTCGCCGACGCCGGACTGGGCACCAAGGGCATGGGCCGCGCTATCAAGGGCGCCGGACCGGCATACATCGTCGGCATCGAACGTGCCCTGACCGGTGCGCGTCTTTTCGGCTGGCCGGGCATCCGGATCAGCGCCGAAACGCTGTCCCCCGCCAAGGCCCGGCTGCTGGGCGTCAAGCACTCCGTGCCCGAACTGATCGCCGCCGGCAAGGACGCATCGGCTGGCAAGGACCCCGACGAGCCGTGGCTGCGCACCGATCCCGACGCCGATGCCGCCGTGCTGTTCACCTCCGGCTCCACGGGCCCGGCCAAGGGCGTGGTGTACACGCACCGCCAGCTCACCGCCATGCGCGATGCCCTGAAGAACACCTATAACCTGCGGGCCGGCACCTCGCTGGTGGCCGGGTTTGCGCCGTTTGCCCTGCTGGGTCCGGCGCTGGGCGCCACGTCCGTCACCCCGGACATGGACGTCACCTCGCCGCGCACCCTCACCGCTGCTGCATTGGCCGACGCCGCTGCCGCCGTCAACGCGACCACCGTGTTCGCGTCTCCGGCGGCTCTGGGAAATGTACTGGCCACCTCGGCTGACCTGACCGAGGACCAGCGCAAGGCACTGCAGCAGGTGGAACTGCTGCTCTCCGCCGGAGCTCCCATTCCCGAACCGCTGCTGGCACGGGTCTCCGCCCTGACGCCCAACGCCGAGCTGCACACCCCGTACGGAATGACCGAAGCACTGCCGGTGACCGACATCAGCCTGGACGAAATCCGGGCCGCCGGTGCCGGCAACGGTGTCTGCGTGGGCACCCCGGTGTCCGAAGCGCAGGTGGCCATCGCCGCCCTGTCACCCGAGGGAACCGTTGGCGACACACCGCTGGTGGAGCCGAACCTCACCGGCGAAATCCTGGTCTCCGCCCCGCACGTCAAGGACCGCTACGACCGCCTGTGGATCACTGAGTCCAAGAGTTCGTCGCTGCCGGGCTGGCACCGCACCGGCGACGTCGGGCATCTGGACGAGCAGGGCCGGCTCTGGGTGGAAGGCCGCCTCGGCCACATCCTGACCACGCCCGGCGGCGTGGTCACCCCTGTCGCCGCCGAACAGGCCGCGGAGTCCGTGGCTGCTGTGGGCCGTGCCGCCGTCGTCGGCGTGGGACCGGCCGGAGCACAGGTACCGGTGGCCGTGCTGGAACTGACCGACCCCGTCCGCCGTCCCGGTACTGCCCCGCAGGATCTGGCCGCCGCGGTGCGGACCGCTGTCGCCGCCGGCGCCGGACTGGAGCTGGCGGCGGTCCTGGTGCTGCCGGCCATGCCCACCGACATCCGGCATAATTCCAAGATTGACCGCACGGCCCTGGCGGGCTGGGCGGAGACGATCCTGGCCGGCGGAAGCGCCAAGGTGCCGGGCACGGGCGGACGCAAATGA
- a CDS encoding NAD-dependent epimerase/dehydratase family protein, protein MSSVPTPAAPRRVLVTGASGLLGGAVARLLAEKGHTVRTLQRTPMSGTGTVGMESVAGSVADPAAAARAVAGMDAVVHLAAKVSFTGEWQDFVDTNITGTRTLIDAAKGAGVRDFVFVSSPSVAHFGEPIAGAGAGTADPERARGFYARSKAAAELLALAEDSPSFRVGAIRPHIVWGPGDTQLVERVIDRARSGRLPLLNGGTALIDTTYIANAAAAIVRGLERMDHAHGQALVVTNGEPRPVGELLAGICTAAGVTPPAWSVPGWLARGAGSVIERAWLAAGTRGLVHDEPPMTRFLAEQLSTSHWFDQRRTREVLDWTPEVTVEDGMRRLAAHYGGASA, encoded by the coding sequence ATGAGTTCTGTTCCCACTCCTGCTGCACCGCGGCGGGTCCTGGTGACCGGTGCCAGCGGCCTGCTCGGCGGCGCCGTGGCCCGGCTGCTGGCGGAGAAGGGCCATACGGTCCGGACCCTGCAGCGCACACCGATGTCCGGGACCGGGACTGTTGGTATGGAGTCCGTCGCCGGCTCCGTCGCCGACCCGGCGGCCGCAGCGCGCGCTGTGGCGGGGATGGACGCCGTCGTGCATCTGGCGGCGAAGGTTTCCTTCACCGGCGAGTGGCAGGACTTCGTGGACACCAACATCACCGGAACGCGCACGCTGATCGATGCGGCGAAGGGTGCCGGGGTCCGGGACTTCGTGTTTGTCTCCTCTCCGTCGGTGGCGCATTTCGGTGAGCCCATTGCCGGCGCCGGTGCAGGTACGGCCGACCCCGAGCGGGCACGCGGCTTCTATGCCCGGTCCAAGGCCGCGGCTGAGCTGCTGGCGCTGGCGGAGGATTCGCCGTCGTTCCGCGTGGGAGCCATCCGCCCGCACATTGTCTGGGGGCCGGGTGACACGCAGCTGGTGGAGCGGGTCATCGACCGCGCGCGGTCCGGCCGGCTGCCGCTGCTCAACGGCGGCACCGCGCTGATCGACACCACGTACATTGCCAACGCCGCGGCCGCCATTGTCCGCGGACTCGAACGCATGGACCACGCGCACGGGCAGGCGCTGGTGGTGACCAACGGCGAGCCCCGCCCGGTGGGGGAACTGCTGGCGGGGATCTGCACCGCCGCCGGCGTCACCCCGCCGGCGTGGAGTGTTCCGGGCTGGCTGGCCCGCGGCGCCGGATCCGTGATCGAACGCGCCTGGCTGGCCGCCGGAACCCGCGGACTGGTGCACGACGAGCCGCCCATGACGCGTTTCCTCGCCGAGCAGCTCTCCACGTCGCACTGGTTTGACCAGCGCCGCACCCGCGAAGTGCTGGACTGGACGCCGGAGGTTACGGTGGAGGACGGCATGCGCCGGCTCGCTGCCCACTACGGCGGCGCCTCGGCCTAA
- a CDS encoding serine hydrolase domain-containing protein produces the protein MDSVKVIENWPVEHAAAAVILADGSVAGTHGDVERRFPLASVTKLLTAYSMLVALDEGALELDQPAGPEGSTVRHLLAHSAGYDFADRTVRYAPGTRRLYSNAGFEVLGETLEEATGISMADYLREGVLAPLGMTSTTLEGSPAAGAVSTVADLSRFAAELQNPALTAPGRLAEATTVVFPGLAGVLPGFGRQKENDWGLGFEIRDSKSPHWTGANSSPRTFGHFGQSGTFLWVDPDAGAAAIALTDRDFGPWAAEVWPPFTDGVLAELRGA, from the coding sequence ATGGACAGCGTCAAGGTTATTGAGAACTGGCCGGTCGAGCATGCCGCCGCTGCCGTCATTCTGGCTGACGGCAGCGTGGCCGGCACGCATGGCGACGTCGAACGGCGCTTTCCGCTGGCCTCGGTCACCAAGCTCCTGACGGCGTACAGCATGCTGGTGGCCCTTGACGAAGGGGCGCTGGAACTGGACCAGCCTGCCGGGCCGGAGGGCTCCACCGTGCGGCACCTGCTGGCGCACTCGGCCGGGTATGACTTCGCCGACCGCACCGTCCGCTACGCACCGGGCACCCGGCGGCTGTATTCGAACGCAGGCTTCGAGGTGCTGGGCGAAACCCTGGAGGAAGCCACGGGCATTTCCATGGCCGACTACCTCCGCGAGGGTGTGCTGGCTCCCCTGGGCATGACCTCCACTACGTTGGAGGGTTCCCCTGCTGCCGGCGCGGTCTCCACCGTGGCCGACCTTTCCCGTTTCGCCGCCGAACTGCAGAACCCGGCGCTCACGGCTCCCGGCCGTCTGGCCGAGGCAACCACCGTGGTGTTCCCAGGCCTGGCCGGGGTCCTTCCCGGTTTCGGCCGGCAGAAGGAGAACGACTGGGGGCTGGGCTTCGAGATCCGCGATTCCAAGTCTCCGCACTGGACCGGTGCGAACAGCTCTCCCCGGACGTTCGGGCACTTCGGCCAGTCCGGCACATTCCTGTGGGTGGACCCCGACGCCGGTGCTGCCGCCATCGCCCTCACGGACCGGGACTTCGGTCCCTGGGCGGCCGAAGTCTGGCCGCCGTTCACCGACGGCGTTCTCGCGGAGCTTCGCGGCGCCTAG
- the mutM gene encoding bifunctional DNA-formamidopyrimidine glycosylase/DNA-(apurinic or apyrimidinic site) lyase, translated as MPELPEVEVVRRGLASWVRGRTITGVDILDPRSVRRHAAGPEDLVGNLEGAVVTDVVRRGKFLWMPLVEASVVDAVQDADDDGVPRLALMAHLGMSGQLLMEDPHLPDEKHLKVRFTLSPAVTADGTPMPSELRFVDQRIFGGVFLTDLLPTPDGAPGGLSETELPLIPEEAAHIARDPLDPAFSFDEFYARLRRRRTGIKRALLDQGLISGVGNIYADEALWSAKLHFARPTDTMRRADALRLVESARDVMTRALAAGGTSFDSLYVNVNGASGYFSRSLNAYGREGEPCPRCAAAGLSTLIRRDSFMNRSSYSCPVCQPRPRNGRW; from the coding sequence GTGCCCGAACTGCCCGAAGTGGAAGTGGTCCGCCGCGGACTGGCCTCATGGGTCCGCGGCCGGACCATCACCGGCGTCGACATCCTCGATCCCCGCTCCGTGCGGCGCCACGCCGCCGGTCCCGAGGACCTTGTCGGCAACCTTGAGGGTGCGGTGGTCACCGACGTCGTGCGCCGCGGCAAATTCCTGTGGATGCCGCTGGTGGAAGCTTCCGTTGTCGACGCTGTTCAGGACGCGGACGACGACGGCGTTCCCCGCCTGGCGCTGATGGCGCACCTGGGCATGAGCGGACAGTTGCTGATGGAAGATCCGCACCTGCCCGACGAGAAACACCTCAAAGTCCGGTTTACGCTCAGCCCCGCGGTGACTGCCGACGGGACCCCCATGCCTTCCGAGCTGCGCTTCGTGGACCAGCGGATCTTCGGGGGAGTCTTCCTCACCGACCTGCTGCCGACTCCCGACGGAGCTCCCGGCGGTTTGTCCGAGACTGAGCTGCCGCTGATTCCGGAGGAAGCTGCCCATATTGCCCGTGATCCGCTGGACCCGGCGTTCTCCTTTGACGAGTTTTACGCCCGGCTGCGCAGGCGTCGGACCGGCATCAAGCGTGCCTTACTGGACCAGGGCCTGATCTCCGGCGTCGGCAACATCTACGCGGATGAGGCCCTCTGGTCTGCGAAGCTGCACTTTGCCCGGCCGACCGACACCATGCGCCGTGCCGACGCGCTGCGCCTGGTCGAGTCCGCCCGCGATGTCATGACCCGGGCGCTGGCCGCCGGCGGCACCAGCTTCGACTCCCTGTACGTCAACGTCAACGGGGCATCCGGTTACTTCTCCCGGTCCCTGAACGCCTATGGCCGCGAGGGTGAACCGTGTCCCCGGTGTGCCGCCGCCGGGCTCTCCACGCTGATCCGCCGCGATTCCTTCATGAACCGTTCCTCGTACAGCTGTCCGGTTTGCCAGCCGAGGCCCCGCAACGGCCGCTGGTAG
- the rnc gene encoding ribonuclease III — protein MKNTEELLKRLGVDIDAGTLRLALTHRSYAYEQGGIPTNERLEFLGDSILGFSVTDALYRDNPDLSEGDLAKRRAAVVSTRALAGVARDLELGQYILLGQGEKLTNGKDKSSILADTTEALIGAVYLCHGMETARAMVMRLIGPLLRNADALGAGTDWKTSIQEIAASRKLGDIHYEVTGSGPDHSRSFVAVLNIGDKPYGSGVGHSKKEAEQEAAAATWKIICPSGSTAAGA, from the coding sequence GTGAAGAATACTGAAGAGCTTCTGAAGCGTCTCGGTGTCGATATCGACGCCGGGACGCTTCGTCTTGCCCTCACGCACCGCTCCTACGCTTACGAGCAGGGCGGCATCCCCACGAACGAACGCCTCGAGTTCCTGGGTGACTCCATCCTGGGCTTCTCCGTCACCGACGCGCTGTACCGGGACAACCCGGACCTGTCCGAGGGTGACCTGGCCAAGCGCCGGGCCGCCGTCGTCAGCACACGCGCGCTGGCCGGCGTGGCCCGCGACCTTGAACTGGGACAGTACATCCTGCTGGGCCAGGGTGAGAAGTTGACCAACGGCAAGGACAAGTCCTCCATTCTGGCGGACACCACCGAAGCCCTGATCGGCGCCGTCTACCTTTGCCACGGGATGGAAACCGCCCGGGCCATGGTGATGCGCCTGATCGGTCCGCTGCTGCGCAACGCCGACGCCCTGGGCGCCGGCACCGACTGGAAGACCAGCATCCAGGAGATCGCCGCCAGCCGAAAGCTCGGCGATATCCACTACGAGGTCACCGGCTCCGGCCCCGACCATTCCCGCAGCTTTGTTGCCGTGCTCAACATCGGCGACAAGCCGTACGGTTCCGGCGTGGGACACTCCAAGAAGGAAGCGGAGCAGGAAGCTGCCGCCGCCACCTGGAAGATTATTTGCCCCTCAGGCAGCACGGCCGCCGGAGCCTAG
- the rpmF gene encoding 50S ribosomal protein L32, producing MAVPKRKMSRSNTRARRSQWKATAPNLVKTVENGRVTYSLPHQAKVVTDSAGTALFLEYKGRKVADV from the coding sequence GTGGCTGTTCCCAAGCGGAAAATGTCCCGCTCGAATACGCGTGCACGCCGGTCCCAGTGGAAGGCAACTGCCCCCAACCTGGTGAAGACCGTTGAGAACGGCCGCGTTACCTACAGCCTGCCTCACCAGGCCAAGGTCGTGACCGACTCAGCTGGTACCGCGCTGTTCCTTGAATACAAGGGCCGCAAGGTAGCGGACGTCTAA
- a CDS encoding YceD family protein: protein MTISVKDLGRSPGVMRTMHEHVPAPKDFGVALIGVPEGADLDLDLRFEAVHEGILVSGTVIAPVQGECGRCLKPIAYDEEVDVQELFYYEDAESFGTEEEEEQHRIERDVIDLEPVLRDAVVTTLPFQPVCREDCEGLCSECGARLEEDPGHHHQTVDPRWAALSGLAGSAADNSAATSTESDEREES from the coding sequence TTGACCATTAGTGTCAAGGATCTCGGGCGCAGCCCGGGAGTCATGCGGACTATGCATGAACATGTTCCGGCACCGAAGGACTTCGGTGTTGCGCTTATCGGCGTGCCGGAAGGAGCAGATCTCGATCTGGACCTGAGGTTCGAAGCCGTGCACGAGGGGATTTTAGTATCCGGAACCGTCATCGCTCCCGTTCAGGGAGAATGCGGACGGTGCCTGAAGCCCATCGCGTACGACGAAGAAGTCGATGTGCAGGAACTCTTCTACTACGAGGACGCTGAGTCTTTCGGAACAGAAGAGGAAGAAGAGCAACACCGGATCGAGCGAGATGTCATCGATCTTGAGCCGGTTTTGCGGGACGCAGTGGTTACCACCCTGCCGTTCCAGCCGGTGTGCCGGGAGGACTGCGAAGGCCTTTGCTCCGAATGCGGAGCGCGCCTTGAGGAGGATCCGGGTCACCACCACCAAACAGTGGATCCTCGCTGGGCAGCCCTCTCCGGGCTGGCTGGCAGCGCCGCAGACAATTCTGCGGCAACAAGTACAGAGTCAGACGAGAGAGAAGAGAGTTAG
- a CDS encoding YdcF family protein produces MPSSLRALPHRLVLRLQRGVPRSVDAAVGGVVSVLLIWLFAAANLFFYPQAASADGPVRADAVVVLAGAASERFPVGRELIRDGAAPELVLSSTETPGNVMTDQYCDYMAGDTVTEDPASAAVTCFFPEPMTTRGEARAVARLAADNGWDELIVVTSRYHLLRAETNISQCTTAKVTMVASEPDLSAKQWLDRFVEETGGLAAALLRPACASAI; encoded by the coding sequence ATGCCGTCCTCCCTCCGCGCCCTGCCGCACCGTCTGGTGCTCCGGCTGCAGCGCGGAGTTCCCCGGAGCGTGGATGCGGCGGTGGGCGGCGTGGTTTCGGTCCTGCTGATCTGGCTTTTCGCCGCCGCCAACCTCTTCTTCTATCCGCAGGCCGCTTCCGCAGACGGCCCGGTAAGGGCGGACGCCGTGGTGGTCCTTGCCGGCGCAGCCTCCGAGCGCTTTCCGGTGGGGCGGGAGCTGATCCGCGATGGCGCAGCCCCGGAACTGGTCCTCTCCAGCACGGAGACCCCGGGAAACGTGATGACGGATCAGTACTGCGACTACATGGCGGGCGACACGGTCACCGAGGACCCCGCCAGCGCCGCCGTGACCTGTTTCTTCCCCGAGCCCATGACCACGCGCGGCGAGGCCCGCGCCGTCGCCCGCCTGGCCGCGGACAACGGCTGGGATGAGCTCATTGTGGTCACCTCGCGCTATCACCTGCTGCGGGCGGAAACCAACATCAGCCAATGCACGACGGCGAAGGTCACCATGGTGGCGTCGGAACCGGATCTGTCGGCCAAGCAGTGGCTGGACAGGTTTGTGGAGGAAACCGGCGGGCTGGCGGCCGCGCTGCTGCGGCCGGCCTGCGCCAGCGCGATCTAA
- a CDS encoding polysaccharide pyruvyl transferase family protein, with translation MPPRVRPLLPPGQTPEPVVFELEFPELAGSGTAGVRLALELIELNDGAAGPRTAVSVRAVSVRAVSRAGGGTESMSPDAVPGAALLRNALLGEADLILDEESPAGPGTERHLMAYLPPDATPEQQWVALEDVRRRLPAMLAPSAAVASGVRQVPEGCVNLLWWDERANFGDAVGPWLVRQISGLKPVNGWRRQLDVPPLLTVGSTAGWLEQDGTRVWGTGLMRTPEPAVIERLAGLHGVRVHAVRGALTGAELRSQLGWTVPEVYGDPALLLPRFMPVPDGQPSQGRVALVPHLDHRGLLPDSGDAGVHVVDARQGMEQVVREIAGSRACISSSLHGIIVAQAYGVPWVWVRISDAVIAGDTFKFRDFFTTLEESAVTRVDVTAAQARALDPVRLARHASLPRLRISLDALQDAFPLPRQA, from the coding sequence ATGCCGCCGAGGGTCCGCCCGCTCCTCCCGCCCGGGCAGACACCGGAACCCGTGGTCTTCGAGCTGGAATTCCCGGAACTGGCTGGTTCCGGGACGGCGGGCGTCCGGCTTGCGCTGGAGCTCATTGAACTGAACGACGGCGCCGCCGGTCCGCGCACAGCCGTTTCCGTCCGTGCCGTTTCCGTCCGTGCCGTTTCCAGGGCCGGCGGGGGAACGGAAAGCATGTCACCGGATGCCGTCCCCGGCGCGGCGCTGCTCCGTAATGCCCTGCTGGGCGAAGCCGACCTCATCCTTGACGAGGAGTCTCCGGCGGGACCCGGCACCGAGCGCCACCTGATGGCCTACCTGCCGCCGGATGCCACGCCCGAACAGCAGTGGGTGGCACTGGAAGATGTCCGGCGGCGGCTCCCGGCCATGCTGGCACCGTCGGCGGCCGTGGCTTCCGGGGTCCGGCAGGTCCCGGAAGGCTGCGTCAATCTGTTGTGGTGGGATGAGCGCGCGAACTTTGGCGACGCCGTCGGCCCCTGGCTGGTCCGGCAGATCAGCGGCCTGAAACCGGTCAACGGATGGCGGCGGCAGCTGGACGTTCCGCCGCTGCTCACCGTGGGCTCCACGGCGGGCTGGCTGGAACAGGACGGCACCCGGGTGTGGGGCACGGGCCTGATGCGGACGCCGGAGCCCGCGGTAATTGAACGCCTGGCCGGACTGCACGGGGTTCGGGTCCATGCCGTGCGCGGCGCACTCACCGGCGCCGAGCTGCGTTCGCAGCTGGGCTGGACAGTCCCTGAGGTTTACGGCGATCCTGCGCTGCTGCTGCCGCGTTTCATGCCGGTGCCGGACGGGCAGCCGTCCCAAGGGAGGGTGGCGTTGGTGCCGCATCTGGACCACCGCGGATTGCTTCCGGATTCCGGGGACGCAGGCGTCCATGTTGTGGATGCCCGGCAGGGGATGGAACAGGTGGTTCGGGAGATCGCCGGATCCCGGGCCTGCATCTCCAGCTCGCTGCACGGGATCATTGTGGCGCAGGCCTACGGGGTGCCGTGGGTCTGGGTGCGAATCAGCGACGCCGTGATTGCGGGGGACACCTTCAAATTCCGGGACTTCTTCACCACCCTGGAGGAATCCGCCGTCACCCGCGTGGACGTTACCGCCGCCCAGGCCCGCGCGCTGGATCCGGTGCGTCTCGCCCGCCACGCGTCTCTGCCGCGGCTGCGTATTTCGCTGGACGCACTGCAGGACGCTTTTCCGTTGCCGCGGCAGGCTTAG